AGTGGCACGGCTAGTCCGCCACTAGAGTTTACGCAGTCAATTACCACGCGGAAGTTTTTCGCCCGAATGGCCTCTACATCTACCAAAGGCAAAGCCAGTACGGCCTTCACGTGCTTTTTAAGGAAGCTTGAATCCGTGCTGTATTGGCCCAGCTTGTTTACCGGCGCAAAATTAAATTGCTCAGCATCGGCCAAGGCTAATACTTGCTGCCCATCTTGGTCAGAAATAAACTCACCTTTATTATTGAGCAGCTTCAGCGCATTCCACTGTTTTGGGTTGTGGGAAGCAGTCAGGATGATACCGCCACCGGCTTTCTTGGCGGGTACGGCCAGCTCTACGGTAGGCGTAGTGCTCAGGCCCAGATCTATTACATGGATTCCTAATCCCTGCAAGGTCGCGGCGACTAGTTTGCTCACCATTTCGCCCGAAATGCGGGCATCACGGCCAATAATGATGGTGTTGTTCTGCGTGGTATTCAGTACCCACGTTCCGAAAGCGGCAGCATATTTTACTACGTCGATGGGCGTAAGGCCCTCTCCCGCTGCGCCCCCAATGGTGCCCCGAATACCCGAAATTGATTTTATTAGTGCCACAAGCAATGGTTATTTTAAGACGCAAAAGTAGACAAACGCGCTGCTTTCTCTATGAAAGTAGTTTTAGGGTCATGACAATTTTTAGTCCTTAAATCATTTCCTATCGTTGATAATCGGGTGTTTTTGCCTGCACAAATATTACTGTATGCTGAAAGTGAGCGTATATTTGATTTAATGGAAAATTCTTCCCCTTCTCGTCGTTCCGAGCAAATAGCTGCTTTTAGCCGTCTACTGGATGTGCTTGATCGGCTACGCGCTGAGTGCCCCTGGGACCGTAAGCAGACTATGCAAAGCTTACGACACCTCACTATTGAAGAAACCTATGAGCTTTCTGATGCTATTCTGCGCGATGACTTAGCAGATGTGCAAAAGGAACTCGGAGATGTATTTCTGCATTTGGCCTTTTATTCAAAAATAGCGTCCGAAAGTGGCCGTTTTGATATTGCTGACGTCCTTAACGCCCAATGCGATAAACTAATTTTTCGTCATCCGCATATTTATGGCGATACGCAAGTGGCGGATGAGGAGGAAGTGAAGCGCAACTGGGAGCAACTAAAGCTGAAAGAAAAAGGAAACACCTCCGTGCTGGGCGGAGTACCCGTATCACTGCCCGCGCTGGTGAAGGCCATGCGCATCCAAGAAAAAGCCCGCGGGGCAGGTTTTGATTGGGAAGAGCCAGCGCAAGTCTGGGAGAAAGTACAAGAAGAATTAGGTGAGTTCGGAGCTGAATTTGCCCCCCAGAACGCTGATTCCATTGATTCGGAGCGGGCGGCAAGCGAGTTTGGCGACTTATTATTTTCGCTGGTAAATTTTGCTCGCTTTGCCGGAATTAACCCTGAAGAAGCACTAGAACGTACTAACCGTAAGTTTATTCAGCGCTTTCAATACCTTGAAACAGAAGCCGCCCGCGACGGGCATCAGCTCACTGATTTAACCCTGGCAGAGATGGATACGTACTGGGAAAGGGCCAAAAAACTGCCTGCTTCAGTTACGTATGAACAGGGTGAAAAATAGCTTTTTTTTAAGTCGCACACCGTTTTAAACCGTTTAAACCCATATTTCATTTGGCGGCACGCTGGTTTTTATTTAGGTTTGCCATGCATAGACCTTCTGAGAAACTAGGCTCCGCACACGAGCAGACCCATATTTTATTCCCATTATTGAGGGGCAAATATGAGGGTGAGCGGAGCCGCTGCTGTCTTTAGGCTATTCTTTTTTCACCAAATACCCCATTCATTTTCTCCTTACCTCTTCAACCTTTCACTACCAACCCCCTAATCCTCCGGCACAATGGAACAGAAGAATGCCATGAACAAAAACGTGCGGCCTGCCGCCGCTACCGCTGCTCCT
The window above is part of the Hymenobacter radiodurans genome. Proteins encoded here:
- the mazG gene encoding nucleoside triphosphate pyrophosphohydrolase, translating into MENSSPSRRSEQIAAFSRLLDVLDRLRAECPWDRKQTMQSLRHLTIEETYELSDAILRDDLADVQKELGDVFLHLAFYSKIASESGRFDIADVLNAQCDKLIFRHPHIYGDTQVADEEEVKRNWEQLKLKEKGNTSVLGGVPVSLPALVKAMRIQEKARGAGFDWEEPAQVWEKVQEELGEFGAEFAPQNADSIDSERAASEFGDLLFSLVNFARFAGINPEEALERTNRKFIQRFQYLETEAARDGHQLTDLTLAEMDTYWERAKKLPASVTYEQGEK